In Stutzerimonas stutzeri, a genomic segment contains:
- a CDS encoding inorganic phosphate transporter: MSFIAEYGFVLLVLACAFGFFMAWGVGANDVANAMGTSVGSRALTIKQAIVVAMVFEFCGAYLAGGEVTETIKNGIVDAEIISPDLMVLGMMSALLAAGTWLMIATLKGWPVSTTHSIIGAVIGFAAVGVSTEAVHWNAIGPIVASWVVTPMLSGVVAFGLFMSVQKLIINTDEPFLNAKRFVPLYMFLTGFMVALMTVTKGLKHVGLSLTSGQGILLALAIGVLVALIGVALLSRIKVDEEADRGFHYASVEKVFAVLMIFTACSMAFAHGANDVANAVGPLAAVVGVIQSGGAAEIAAKSAVPGWVLLLGAVGIVIGLATYGYKVIATIGQEITELTPSRGFAAELATATTVVGASAIGLPVSTTHTLVGAVLGIGIARGIGALNLGVVGSIFMSWLITLPAGAFLAILFFTILKAIFV; encoded by the coding sequence ATGTCATTTATTGCGGAATACGGCTTCGTACTCCTGGTTCTTGCCTGCGCCTTCGGTTTCTTCATGGCCTGGGGCGTCGGCGCCAACGACGTGGCGAATGCCATGGGCACCTCGGTCGGCTCTCGTGCACTGACCATCAAGCAGGCCATTGTCGTGGCCATGGTGTTCGAGTTCTGCGGCGCCTACCTGGCTGGTGGCGAAGTCACCGAGACCATCAAGAACGGCATCGTCGACGCCGAAATCATCTCGCCCGATCTGATGGTGCTGGGCATGATGTCGGCATTGCTGGCCGCGGGCACCTGGCTGATGATCGCCACCCTCAAAGGTTGGCCGGTTTCCACCACGCATTCGATCATCGGCGCGGTGATTGGCTTTGCAGCGGTCGGCGTATCCACCGAAGCGGTGCACTGGAACGCTATTGGGCCAATCGTCGCGAGCTGGGTGGTGACGCCAATGCTCTCGGGTGTCGTCGCCTTCGGCCTGTTCATGAGCGTGCAGAAGCTGATCATCAACACCGATGAACCTTTCCTCAATGCCAAACGTTTCGTGCCGCTGTACATGTTTCTGACCGGTTTCATGGTTGCGCTGATGACCGTGACCAAGGGCCTCAAGCACGTCGGCCTGTCGCTGACCAGCGGGCAGGGCATCCTGCTGGCGCTCGCCATTGGTGTGTTGGTGGCTTTGATTGGCGTCGCGCTGCTGTCGCGGATCAAGGTCGATGAAGAGGCGGATCGGGGTTTTCATTACGCCAGCGTGGAGAAAGTCTTCGCCGTACTGATGATCTTCACCGCCTGCTCGATGGCCTTCGCCCATGGCGCCAACGATGTCGCCAATGCGGTCGGGCCGCTGGCCGCCGTGGTTGGGGTCATCCAGTCCGGCGGCGCGGCCGAGATTGCAGCCAAGTCGGCGGTGCCGGGTTGGGTGTTGCTGCTAGGTGCCGTGGGCATCGTCATCGGTCTGGCGACCTACGGTTACAAGGTGATTGCCACTATCGGCCAGGAAATCACCGAGCTGACCCCGAGCCGTGGGTTCGCTGCCGAGCTCGCGACTGCGACTACGGTCGTAGGCGCCTCGGCGATCGGCTTGCCGGTGTCGACCACCCACACGCTGGTCGGCGCGGTACTGGGCATCGGCATCGCCCGCGGTATCGGTGCCCTTAACCTGGGCGTGGTCGGATCGATCTTCATGTCCTGGTTGATTACCCTGCCGGCGGGCGCCTTCCTGGCGATCCTGTTCTTTACCATCCTCAAGGCGATCTTCGTCTGA
- a CDS encoding murein L,D-transpeptidase catalytic domain family protein — protein sequence MMVSFRRLCLLAGLILSTPLLAASPSYQPIVDRLAPLAPTLDAKVLTHAVAAMQCAVNNGASPSQRLAVIDFSLPSSERRLWIFDLQQRRLLLKDFVAHGMKSGENLATRFSNVLGSHQSSIGLFRTAESYSGKHGYSLRMDGLEPGVNDLARERAIVIHPADYVNPAWIATQGRIGRSQGCPAVRPEVARMVVDSLKGGQFMFSWYPDQEWLQSSAYLNCEPSRVAGILAARQG from the coding sequence ATGATGGTTTCGTTCCGGCGCCTTTGTCTTTTGGCAGGCCTGATCCTGTCTACGCCGCTTCTGGCGGCCAGCCCCTCCTATCAACCGATCGTGGATCGCCTGGCCCCGCTGGCTCCCACGCTCGACGCTAAAGTGCTCACGCACGCCGTCGCAGCCATGCAATGCGCGGTAAACAACGGCGCCAGCCCGTCGCAGCGGCTAGCGGTAATTGACTTCTCGCTGCCCTCGTCGGAACGACGACTCTGGATTTTCGACCTGCAACAGCGGCGATTGTTGCTAAAAGACTTTGTCGCTCACGGAATGAAATCCGGCGAGAACCTCGCCACGCGTTTCTCCAATGTGCTCGGTAGCCATCAGTCGAGTATCGGTCTGTTCCGCACGGCCGAGAGCTACAGCGGCAAGCACGGCTACTCGCTGCGTATGGACGGACTTGAACCCGGCGTGAACGATCTGGCGCGTGAGCGGGCCATCGTGATTCATCCGGCCGATTATGTGAATCCCGCTTGGATAGCGACCCAAGGCCGCATCGGCCGCAGTCAGGGTTGCCCCGCGGTGCGCCCCGAAGTGGCGCGCATGGTGGTCGATAGCCTAAAGGGCGGCCAATTCATGTTTTCCTGGTATCCGGATCAGGAGTGGTTGCAGTCCTCGGCCTACCTGAACTGCGAACCCTCGCGGGTCGCGGGAATATTGGCGGCGAGGCAGGGCTGA
- a CDS encoding PaaI family thioesterase, with protein sequence MSAKAEAIGSSSAFGRLLGLEILKAEGGEAILSLKMHDGLRNLHGKLHGGALFSLIDTAMGQASHSLGDGSPNSVTLECKVNYIRPVTDGELLCRAWVVHGGRRTQVLEAEVHQGEKLVAKAQSTFACL encoded by the coding sequence GTGAGCGCGAAAGCCGAAGCGATCGGCAGCAGCAGCGCCTTCGGGCGCTTGCTAGGCCTTGAGATTCTCAAAGCGGAAGGCGGCGAGGCCATCCTCAGCCTGAAGATGCATGACGGCTTGCGCAACCTGCACGGCAAGCTGCACGGCGGCGCGCTGTTCTCATTGATCGATACCGCCATGGGTCAGGCGAGCCATAGCCTGGGCGATGGCTCGCCGAACAGCGTGACCCTCGAATGCAAGGTCAACTACATCCGCCCGGTGACGGACGGCGAGTTGCTCTGTCGCGCCTGGGTGGTGCATGGCGGGAGACGCACTCAGGTGCTGGAAGCCGAAGTTCATCAAGGCGAGAAGCTGGTGGCCAAGGCGCAATCAACCTTCGCCTGCCTCTGA
- a CDS encoding TIGR00153 family protein, producing MPINPFVSLFGRSPIGPMQQHMAKSHECAANLVPLFQAITAEDWERVELIQKEMARLENEADKLKKSVRQHLPKSLFLPVPRSDLLELLSVQDKIANRAKDIAGLMLGRCMTIPPALQPEMMAFVQRSVDASCQALKALKELDSLLETGFAGREATLVEKMVEELEEIERETDRMQITVRRALFKLEKELPPVDVMFLYKIIEWIGDVADRAERVGNRLEQLLAR from the coding sequence ATGCCAATCAATCCTTTCGTCAGCCTGTTTGGACGCTCGCCAATCGGGCCGATGCAACAGCACATGGCCAAGTCTCACGAATGTGCCGCCAACCTGGTACCGCTGTTCCAGGCGATCACAGCAGAAGACTGGGAGCGGGTCGAGCTGATCCAGAAGGAAATGGCCCGACTGGAAAACGAGGCCGACAAGCTCAAGAAGAGCGTCCGTCAGCATCTGCCGAAAAGCCTGTTTCTGCCGGTGCCGCGCTCGGATCTGCTGGAGCTGCTGAGTGTACAGGACAAAATTGCCAACCGTGCCAAGGACATCGCCGGCCTCATGCTGGGCCGCTGCATGACCATACCGCCGGCCCTGCAGCCGGAGATGATGGCGTTCGTTCAGCGTAGCGTCGACGCCAGCTGTCAGGCGCTCAAGGCGCTCAAGGAGCTTGATTCGCTGCTCGAAACAGGTTTCGCCGGCCGTGAAGCCACGCTGGTTGAAAAGATGGTCGAAGAGCTCGAGGAGATCGAGCGTGAAACCGACCGCATGCAGATCACGGTGCGCCGTGCCCTGTTCAAGCTGGAAAAGGAATTACCTCCAGTAGACGTAATGTTCCTCTACAAGATCATCGAATGGATCGGTGACGTAGCTGACCGTGCCGAGCGTGTCGGCAACCGTCTGGAACAACTGCTGGCGCGCTGA
- a CDS encoding GspE/PulE family protein, translating to MSVLNSPAQDRFLDLNDLLRDLVTQGRLSQETAEQCMTLRRSAANSHQHPLEFLAAQQLDDLKRPAKKLDLESLTLWLAEQAGQPYLRIDPLKINVAAVTPLMSYAFAQRHKILAVAVDSSAVTIASSQPFVKSWEANLTHVLQRPIKRVVANPVDLQRFTVEFYRLAKSVSGATATDQKVSGTGNFEQLLNLGASDQEPDANDSHIINIVDWLFQYAFDQRASDIHIEPRREQGTVRFRIDGVLHNVYQFPPQVAMAVVSRLKTLGRMNVAEKRKPQDGRVKTKTPDGGEVELRLSTLPTAFGEKMVMRIFDPEVLLKGFDQLGFSAEDLRRWQSMTGQPNGIILVTGPTGSGKTTTLYTTLKQLATPEVNVCTIEDPIEMIEGAFNQMQVQHNIELTFASGVRALMRQDPDIIMVGEIRDLETAEMAIQAALTGHLVLSTLHTNDAPSAITRLLELGVPHYLLRATLLGVMAQRLVRTLCPHCKAPVQLDADDWQALTKPWNAPLPSNAQQAIGCIECRDTGYRGRAGVYEIMLLNDAIKPLITADTDLIALRRQAFKDGMHSLRLSGAQKIAAGLTTLEEVLRVTPQSEQK from the coding sequence ATGTCTGTGTTGAATTCACCTGCCCAGGATCGCTTCCTCGACCTCAATGACCTGCTGCGTGACTTGGTCACCCAAGGGCGCTTGTCGCAGGAAACCGCCGAGCAATGCATGACCCTGCGGCGCAGTGCAGCGAACAGTCATCAGCATCCGCTGGAGTTCCTCGCAGCCCAGCAACTCGACGACCTGAAACGGCCGGCGAAGAAACTCGACCTGGAAAGCCTCACCCTCTGGCTCGCCGAGCAGGCCGGACAACCCTACCTGCGCATCGACCCGCTGAAGATCAACGTCGCAGCCGTCACCCCCCTGATGTCCTATGCATTCGCCCAGCGGCACAAAATCCTGGCGGTGGCGGTGGACAGCTCGGCGGTGACGATTGCCAGCAGCCAACCCTTCGTTAAAAGCTGGGAAGCCAACCTCACCCACGTGCTCCAGCGACCGATCAAGCGCGTGGTGGCCAATCCGGTCGACCTGCAGCGCTTTACCGTCGAGTTCTACCGCCTGGCCAAGTCGGTCAGCGGCGCCACCGCAACCGACCAGAAGGTCAGCGGCACGGGCAACTTCGAGCAACTGCTCAACCTCGGCGCCAGCGACCAGGAGCCGGACGCCAACGACTCGCACATCATCAACATCGTCGATTGGTTGTTCCAGTACGCATTCGATCAGCGCGCCAGTGACATCCACATCGAGCCTCGTCGCGAACAGGGCACCGTCCGTTTCCGCATCGACGGCGTGCTGCACAATGTTTATCAGTTCCCGCCGCAGGTGGCGATGGCGGTGGTTAGCCGGCTGAAGACGCTGGGGCGGATGAATGTCGCCGAGAAACGCAAACCGCAGGATGGCCGGGTCAAGACCAAGACGCCGGACGGCGGCGAAGTCGAGCTGCGCCTGTCGACGCTGCCGACCGCGTTCGGCGAGAAAATGGTGATGCGCATCTTCGACCCTGAGGTGCTGCTCAAGGGCTTCGACCAGCTGGGTTTTTCCGCTGAAGACCTGCGGCGCTGGCAGAGCATGACCGGGCAGCCCAACGGCATCATTCTCGTGACCGGCCCTACCGGCTCGGGCAAGACCACGACGCTGTACACCACGCTCAAGCAACTGGCGACGCCGGAAGTAAACGTCTGCACCATCGAAGACCCCATCGAGATGATCGAAGGCGCCTTCAACCAGATGCAGGTGCAACACAACATCGAGCTGACCTTCGCCAGCGGCGTGCGTGCGCTGATGCGCCAGGACCCCGACATCATCATGGTCGGCGAGATCCGTGATCTGGAAACGGCTGAAATGGCGATCCAGGCAGCGCTGACCGGCCACCTGGTGCTGTCGACCCTGCACACCAACGACGCACCGTCAGCGATTACGCGGCTGTTGGAACTGGGCGTGCCGCACTACCTGCTGCGGGCGACGCTGCTCGGGGTCATGGCCCAGCGTCTGGTGCGTACCCTGTGCCCTCACTGCAAAGCACCGGTTCAGCTCGATGCCGATGACTGGCAGGCCCTGACCAAACCCTGGAACGCGCCGCTGCCGAGCAACGCGCAGCAGGCTATTGGCTGTATCGAATGCCGCGATACCGGCTATCGCGGGCGTGCCGGGGTCTACGAAATCATGTTGCTCAATGACGCCATCAAACCGCTTATCACCGCCGATACCGACCTCATCGCCCTGCGCCGCCAGGCGTTCAAGGACGGCATGCACAGCCTGCGGCTGTCCGGTGCGCAGAAGATCGCCGCGGGGCTGACTACCTTGGAGGAAGTTCTACGAGTGACGCCGCAGAGCGAGCAGAAATAG
- the argE gene encoding acetylornithine deacetylase: MPIPSFKDQFAALIAAPSVSCTQAHWDQTNRPVIDLLAGWLGDLGFVCETQEITPGKFNLLASYGTGPGGLVLAGHSDTVPFDGELWTADPLRLREADDRWYGLGSCDMKGFFALIIEAVLPLLDQPFKQPLLILATCDEESSMSGARALADAGRPLGRAAVIGEPTGLRPVRLHKGIMMEGIEIHGQSGHSSNPAYGHSALEAMHEAMGELMTLRREWQDEYHNPLFDVPQPTLNLGCIHGGDNPNRICGQCSLEYDLRPLPGMDPASLRAAISERLRPVAEKHQVKIDLAPLFPSVPAFNQPADGELVKLAERLTGHVAEAVAFSTEAPYLQQLGCETLVLGPGDIACAHQPDEYLDLDRIEPTVRLLRAMIEHYCLQPSRG, encoded by the coding sequence GTGCCCATCCCCTCGTTCAAAGATCAGTTCGCCGCTCTGATTGCTGCGCCTTCGGTGAGCTGCACCCAGGCGCATTGGGACCAGACCAATCGGCCGGTCATCGACCTGCTCGCCGGCTGGCTGGGCGATCTCGGTTTCGTCTGTGAAACGCAGGAAATCACGCCCGGCAAGTTCAACCTGCTCGCCAGTTACGGCACCGGACCGGGCGGGCTGGTGCTGGCCGGGCATAGCGATACCGTGCCCTTCGACGGTGAGCTGTGGACCGCAGACCCGTTGCGTCTGCGCGAGGCTGATGATCGCTGGTACGGCCTCGGCAGCTGCGACATGAAAGGCTTCTTCGCACTGATCATCGAAGCCGTGCTACCCCTGCTCGATCAGCCATTCAAGCAGCCGTTGTTGATCCTGGCGACCTGTGACGAAGAAAGCTCGATGTCCGGCGCGCGCGCGTTGGCCGACGCGGGGCGGCCATTGGGGCGTGCCGCGGTGATCGGCGAGCCCACCGGATTACGGCCAGTGCGCTTGCACAAGGGCATCATGATGGAGGGCATCGAGATCCATGGGCAGAGTGGCCACTCCTCCAATCCGGCCTATGGCCATAGCGCGCTGGAAGCGATGCACGAGGCCATGGGTGAGCTGATGACGTTGCGCCGCGAGTGGCAGGACGAGTACCACAATCCCCTGTTCGATGTGCCGCAGCCAACGCTCAACCTCGGCTGTATCCATGGCGGAGACAACCCCAATCGCATCTGTGGGCAATGCTCGCTGGAATACGATCTGCGACCGTTGCCTGGGATGGATCCGGCATCATTGCGCGCAGCGATTTCAGAGCGCTTGCGGCCGGTCGCAGAGAAGCATCAAGTGAAGATCGATCTCGCGCCGCTGTTCCCCAGCGTGCCGGCCTTCAACCAGCCCGCCGATGGTGAGCTGGTCAAACTGGCCGAGCGGCTGACCGGCCACGTTGCCGAGGCAGTGGCCTTCTCTACCGAAGCGCCTTATCTTCAGCAGCTTGGCTGCGAAACGCTGGTGCTCGGCCCGGGCGACATCGCCTGTGCCCATCAGCCGGACGAATACTTGGATCTCGACAGAATCGAACCCACCGTGAGGTTGTTGCGCGCAATGATCGAACACTACTGCTTGCAACCAAGCCGAGGATAG
- the argA gene encoding amino-acid N-acetyltransferase — protein sequence MHNYVTWLRDSSPYINSHRDRTFVVMLPGDALEHPNFGNIVHDLVLLHSLGVRLVLVFGSRPQIEARLAARGIEPRFHRDLRITDSATLECVIDAVGHMRIALEARLSMDMAASPMQGARLRVASGNFITARPIGVHDGVDYQHTGEVRRVDRKGIGRLLDERTIVLLSPLGYSPTGEIFNIACEDIATRAAIDLQADKLVLYGSERGLRDVGGKLVRELRPPQIPAYLERLVGTYQAELLDAAAQACKGGVRRSHVISYAEDGSLLNELFTRDGGDGTLVTQEQFEQLREATVEDVGGLIDLITPLEEQGILVRRSREVLEREVEQFTIVERDGLIIACAALYPIADSDSGELACLAVNPEYRHGGRGDELLERIEARARKLGLKTLFVLTTRTAHWFRERGFEPSGVERLPAARASLYNFQRNSKIFEKAL from the coding sequence ATGCACAATTACGTCACCTGGCTTCGCGACTCTTCGCCCTATATCAATTCGCATCGCGACCGCACCTTCGTGGTCATGCTGCCTGGCGATGCGCTGGAGCATCCGAATTTCGGCAATATCGTCCACGACCTGGTGCTGCTGCACAGCCTCGGCGTGCGTCTGGTGCTGGTGTTCGGCTCGCGCCCGCAGATCGAAGCGCGGCTGGCCGCTCGGGGCATCGAGCCGCGCTTTCACCGCGACTTGCGCATCACCGATTCGGCGACCCTGGAATGTGTGATCGATGCCGTCGGCCATATGCGTATCGCCCTCGAGGCCCGCTTGTCGATGGACATGGCGGCCTCGCCAATGCAGGGCGCGCGTTTGCGTGTGGCCAGCGGTAACTTCATTACCGCTCGGCCCATCGGCGTGCACGATGGGGTCGATTACCAGCACACCGGGGAAGTCCGTCGCGTCGATCGCAAGGGCATCGGTCGGCTGCTCGATGAGCGGACTATCGTGTTGCTGTCACCGCTGGGCTATTCACCCACGGGGGAAATCTTCAACATCGCTTGCGAAGATATCGCCACTCGCGCCGCCATCGACTTGCAGGCCGACAAGTTGGTGCTCTACGGCTCCGAGCGCGGCCTGCGTGATGTAGGCGGCAAGCTCGTACGCGAGCTGCGTCCGCCGCAGATCCCGGCCTATTTGGAACGCCTCGTCGGCACCTACCAGGCCGAGCTGCTCGATGCCGCCGCCCAGGCTTGTAAAGGTGGTGTGCGGCGCAGCCATGTAATCAGCTACGCCGAAGACGGCTCGCTGCTCAACGAGCTGTTCACTCGCGATGGTGGCGACGGCACCCTGGTGACGCAGGAGCAATTCGAGCAGCTGCGTGAGGCGACTGTCGAAGACGTCGGCGGGCTAATCGATCTGATTACGCCACTGGAAGAGCAGGGCATCCTGGTGCGGCGATCCCGCGAGGTGCTGGAACGCGAGGTGGAGCAATTCACCATTGTTGAGCGCGATGGACTGATTATCGCCTGCGCCGCGCTCTACCCGATCGCCGATTCGGATTCCGGTGAGCTGGCCTGTCTGGCCGTGAACCCGGAATACCGCCATGGCGGGCGCGGCGACGAACTGCTCGAGCGCATCGAGGCGCGGGCACGCAAGCTGGGTCTGAAGACCCTGTTCGTGCTTACCACGCGCACGGCGCACTGGTTCCGCGAGCGCGGCTTCGAGCCCAGCGGAGTCGAGCGTCTACCGGCGGCGCGGGCCTCGCTTTACAACTTCCAGCGGAACTCGAAGATTTTCGAAAAGGCGCTGTGA
- a CDS encoding inorganic triphosphatase, which yields MQKETEIKLRASRETLLALRDHPLLKKRNKSGWQRHELFNQYFDTPARELAQAEVALRLRRDGEQFIQTLKSRGQSVAGLSERNEWDWYLDKAKLDTKKLTDDCWPTSLAELDKKTLKPIFTTDFVREKAEIAWGRGKAKVVIEAALDLGKVSVGKQSEEICELELELRQGEPEALLELAAELAADLALMPCDISKAERGYRLYDTDSYSLSLPAPQLEATMPLDDAFAALAWQLLGNSQRLAEQYRFNGHWKLLAEWLQQLIELRALLSSLGQAAPRATSRELREQLDALIQDWRPRVDAGRDDESVRQTAPEQFAAELAEPRWGLFSLRASLWLLRRGWTAERNTRGNRQGAAELGNWLPRLLGEEAEALQLLRYQQQPEDLAEQRPRMERLLVWLHLARATLELPEADRLYGELGKLYELAGQPLSDELLDARIEQARVVSTVKTWKMLTK from the coding sequence ATGCAGAAAGAAACCGAAATCAAACTGCGCGCGAGTCGCGAAACCCTGCTGGCGCTGCGTGATCACCCGCTGCTGAAAAAGCGCAACAAGAGCGGCTGGCAGCGGCATGAATTATTCAACCAGTATTTCGACACGCCCGCCCGCGAGCTTGCTCAGGCAGAGGTCGCGTTGCGCCTGCGCCGCGACGGCGAGCAATTCATCCAGACCTTGAAAAGCCGTGGCCAAAGCGTTGCCGGCCTGTCCGAGCGCAACGAGTGGGACTGGTACCTGGACAAGGCCAAGCTGGATACCAAAAAGCTCACCGACGACTGCTGGCCTACCAGCCTCGCCGAGCTGGACAAGAAGACACTGAAACCGATCTTCACCACCGATTTCGTCCGCGAAAAAGCGGAGATCGCCTGGGGTCGCGGCAAGGCCAAGGTAGTCATCGAAGCAGCACTGGACCTGGGCAAGGTCTCAGTGGGCAAACAGAGCGAGGAAATCTGCGAACTGGAGCTGGAGCTGCGCCAGGGCGAACCCGAAGCCCTGCTGGAACTGGCCGCCGAGCTCGCCGCTGATCTCGCGCTGATGCCTTGCGATATCAGCAAGGCCGAGCGCGGCTACCGCCTGTATGACACCGATAGCTATTCGCTGAGCCTGCCAGCACCGCAGCTCGAAGCGACCATGCCGTTGGATGACGCCTTCGCTGCCCTGGCGTGGCAGCTCTTGGGCAACAGCCAGCGGCTCGCCGAACAATATCGCTTCAACGGCCATTGGAAGCTGCTCGCTGAATGGTTGCAGCAACTTATCGAACTGCGCGCGTTGCTCAGTAGCCTCGGTCAGGCCGCACCGCGCGCCACCAGCCGTGAACTGCGCGAGCAACTCGACGCGCTGATCCAGGATTGGCGGCCGCGAGTGGACGCCGGTCGGGATGACGAAAGCGTGCGTCAGACGGCACCCGAACAGTTCGCCGCTGAGCTAGCCGAGCCGCGCTGGGGTCTGTTCTCGCTCCGTGCCTCGCTCTGGCTGCTGCGCCGGGGCTGGACCGCCGAGCGTAACACCCGTGGCAACCGCCAGGGTGCAGCCGAGCTGGGCAACTGGCTGCCACGCCTGCTGGGCGAAGAAGCCGAGGCACTGCAACTGCTGCGTTACCAGCAGCAGCCTGAAGACCTTGCCGAACAACGGCCGCGCATGGAGCGGCTGCTGGTCTGGCTGCACCTGGCCCGCGCGACCTTGGAGCTGCCGGAAGCCGACCGTCTGTATGGTGAATTGGGCAAGCTGTACGAGCTTGCAGGACAACCGCTGAGTGACGAGCTGCTCGATGCGCGTATCGAGCAGGCTCGCGTTGTGTCGACGGTCAAGACTTGGAAGATGCTGACCAAGTAG
- the gshA gene encoding glutamate--cysteine ligase: MSDLLSHRLALLAEHPNLPLLLQCLHGIERECLRVDGHGELALTPHPRALGSALTHPKITTDYSEALLEFITGTEIDPERTLAELDAIHRYTYSKLGDEFLWSPSMPGHLPEESQIPIAEYGSSNIGRLKYVYRQGLALRYGKTMQCIAGIHYNFSLPEALWSVLQADEGDDRPQQDYQSWRYIALIRNFRRYSWLLMYLFGASPALDASFMRGRSHQLEQLDEDTLYLPWATSLRMSDLGYQSNAQAGLTPCYDDLPSYTSSLHKAVSTPYHEYAALGTKDADGNWQQLNTNVLQIENEYYSNIRPKRVTASGERPLHALRARGIQYIEVRCLDINPFLPLGIDVSEARFLDAFLLFCALQQSPCLVEGECRASNDNFLKVVKEGRKPGLELRRGGENITLQAWASELVDEIGKVAALLDQSNGDEQHTLALAAQRAKIADSALTPSAQVLDALRNNGESFSEFALRQTRQHADYFRSHTLPEADMAWFDGTARDSLAQQAEVEASDTQDFDSFVADYQRSLTRLASP, encoded by the coding sequence TTGAGCGACCTCCTCTCCCACCGCCTGGCATTGTTGGCCGAGCACCCTAACCTTCCGCTGCTTTTACAATGCCTGCACGGGATCGAGCGCGAGTGTTTGCGCGTCGATGGCCATGGCGAGCTGGCGTTGACGCCGCATCCGCGTGCACTGGGCTCGGCGCTGACGCATCCGAAGATCACCACCGATTATTCCGAGGCGCTGCTGGAGTTCATAACCGGCACCGAGATAGATCCGGAGCGGACGCTGGCCGAGCTGGACGCGATCCATCGCTACACCTACAGCAAGCTCGGCGACGAGTTTCTCTGGAGCCCGTCGATGCCCGGCCATCTGCCGGAAGAGTCGCAGATTCCCATCGCCGAATATGGCAGCTCCAATATCGGCCGGCTCAAGTATGTCTACCGCCAAGGCCTCGCGCTGCGCTATGGCAAGACCATGCAATGCATCGCCGGCATTCACTACAACTTCTCGTTGCCTGAAGCGCTGTGGTCCGTGCTGCAGGCTGACGAAGGTGACGACCGCCCACAGCAGGACTATCAGTCCTGGCGCTATATCGCCCTGATCCGCAACTTCCGACGCTACAGCTGGCTATTGATGTACCTGTTCGGTGCCTCGCCGGCGCTGGACGCGAGCTTCATGCGTGGCCGGTCGCACCAGCTCGAGCAACTCGACGAAGACACCCTCTACCTGCCCTGGGCTACCAGCCTGCGCATGAGCGATCTGGGCTACCAAAGCAATGCTCAGGCGGGCCTCACGCCGTGCTACGACGACCTGCCGAGCTACACCAGCAGCCTGCACAAGGCGGTCTCGACGCCCTATCACGAGTATGCGGCGCTGGGCACCAAGGACGCCGACGGCAACTGGCAGCAGCTCAACACCAACGTGCTGCAAATCGAAAACGAGTACTACTCGAACATCCGCCCCAAGCGGGTCACCGCCAGCGGCGAGCGGCCGTTGCATGCACTGCGCGCACGGGGCATCCAGTACATCGAAGTGCGCTGTCTGGATATCAACCCCTTCCTGCCGCTGGGCATCGACGTCAGCGAAGCACGCTTTCTCGATGCCTTCCTGCTGTTCTGCGCGCTGCAACAGAGCCCATGCCTGGTCGAAGGCGAGTGCCGCGCCAGCAACGATAACTTCCTAAAGGTGGTCAAGGAGGGCCGCAAGCCGGGGCTGGAACTGCGTCGCGGTGGCGAGAACATCACGTTGCAGGCCTGGGCCAGCGAGCTGGTCGACGAAATCGGCAAGGTGGCAGCGCTTCTGGATCAGAGCAACGGCGATGAACAGCATACTCTGGCCCTCGCAGCCCAGCGGGCGAAGATCGCCGACAGCGCCCTGACACCCTCGGCACAGGTACTGGACGCGCTCCGCAACAATGGCGAAAGTTTCAGCGAGTTCGCCCTGCGCCAGACACGCCAGCACGCCGATTACTTCCGCAGCCACACCTTGCCTGAAGCCGACATGGCCTGGTTCGACGGGACGGCACGTGACTCGCTGGCACAACAGGCGGAAGTGGAGGCAAGCGATACGCAAGATTTCGACAGCTTCGTCGCGGACTACCAGCGCAGTTTGACCCGCCTCGCTTCACCATAA